One Synechococcus sp. JA-2-3B'a(2-13) genomic window carries:
- a CDS encoding zinc-dependent alcohol dehydrogenase family protein, with the protein MKAVVMSVPGGPEVLQLREVPEPQIRGERELRIRLRAAGVNPIDTKLRQRGTFYPEEMPAILGCDGAGVVEAVGSGVRHFTVGDEVYFCHGGLGRQAGNYAELIVVDERFVAPKPRTLSFAEAAAAPLVLITAWEALYDRGRLQAGQSVLIHGGAGGVGHVAIQLARLRGSKVATTVSTPEKAEFVHSLGAGLPIFYRQTDFVRAVLDWTGGEGVDLALDTLGGKLLEQTFPAVRVYGDIVTLLAPAPEIDWRVARDRNLRVGFELMLTPMLKSLTNAQQNQAEILRQCARLIDQGQLRIQLSHTFPLAEAAAAHRLLEQGSVLGKIALTIPE; encoded by the coding sequence CGCGGCGAGCGGGAGCTGCGCATCCGTCTGAGGGCAGCCGGCGTCAACCCCATCGACACCAAACTGCGGCAACGGGGCACCTTCTATCCAGAGGAGATGCCCGCCATTTTGGGGTGTGACGGTGCCGGCGTTGTGGAAGCCGTGGGATCCGGAGTTAGGCACTTTACAGTGGGAGACGAGGTGTACTTCTGCCACGGGGGTCTGGGCAGGCAGGCGGGGAATTACGCCGAGCTGATCGTGGTGGACGAGCGTTTTGTGGCTCCCAAGCCCAGAACTCTGAGCTTTGCGGAGGCTGCTGCTGCCCCGCTGGTGCTGATCACCGCCTGGGAAGCGCTTTACGACCGGGGGCGTCTCCAGGCCGGCCAAAGTGTGCTCATCCACGGGGGAGCGGGTGGAGTTGGCCATGTGGCCATTCAACTGGCCCGTCTACGGGGATCCAAAGTGGCCACCACCGTGAGCACCCCGGAAAAGGCAGAGTTTGTCCATTCCCTAGGCGCCGGCTTGCCCATCTTCTACCGGCAGACAGACTTTGTGCGCGCCGTTTTGGACTGGACAGGGGGAGAGGGGGTGGATCTTGCCCTAGATACCTTGGGCGGCAAGCTATTGGAGCAGACCTTCCCCGCAGTGCGCGTGTACGGAGATATCGTCACCCTGCTGGCCCCGGCCCCAGAGATCGACTGGCGGGTGGCTCGCGACCGCAACTTGCGGGTGGGATTTGAGCTGATGCTCACCCCGATGCTGAAAAGCCTGACCAACGCCCAACAAAATCAGGCGGAAATCCTCAGGCAATGTGCCCGCCTCATCGACCAAGGCCAACTGCGGATCCAGCTCAGCCACACCTTTCCTCTGGCCGAAGCGGCTGCCGCCCACCGGTTGCTGGAGCAGGGATCCGTTCTGGGCAAAATTGCCTTAACCATCCCCGAGTAG
- a CDS encoding AAA family ATPase: protein MVDTHLPPLIQAMLDPAFYPHPVQDPIRLIQTHISYILLTGDYAYKVKKPLDFGFLNFTTLEKRRHFCQEELRMNQRGAPGLYLQVLPIVQTDGRFQFNSSGEPIEYALQMRQFPQEQLFSNLFERGELTPALMEELGRVVARFHAQTETNDYIRSFGRPERVREAFDENYAQTQRYVGGPQTAQQYRETQAYTDRFFAERQELFQQRIEQNRIRECHGDLHLGNICFWEGKILLFDCIEFNEAFRFVDVMYDISYGVMDLDARHRPDLGNAYLNTYLEETGDWEGLKILPIYLNRQAYVRAKVTSFLLEDPTAAEEAKATAFSTAARYYRLAWEYTLPKRGQLFLMSGLSGSGKSTVARHLARQRGAIHIRSDAVRKHLAGIPLRQRGGPEVYTPEMTDKTYRRLVQLGVELAQEGYTVILDAKFDRQALRGMAIDQAQRQGIPLRILHCYAPEPVLRERLQRRSPAPQPLLAPAGCIDGDQQHSADIADATAEMLSQQQAHWQDFSDSERPFLKVLDTSQDWPSQLQQV from the coding sequence ATGGTCGATACCCACCTGCCCCCCTTGATCCAAGCGATGCTGGATCCCGCCTTCTACCCTCATCCGGTACAGGATCCCATTCGGCTTATTCAAACCCACATTTCCTATATTCTGCTGACAGGCGACTATGCCTATAAAGTGAAAAAGCCTTTGGACTTTGGCTTTTTGAACTTCACCACTCTGGAGAAGCGACGCCACTTTTGCCAAGAAGAGCTGCGCATGAACCAGCGCGGTGCTCCCGGCCTTTATCTGCAAGTGTTGCCCATTGTCCAGACCGATGGCCGATTTCAGTTCAACAGCAGCGGCGAGCCCATAGAATACGCTCTGCAAATGCGGCAATTTCCCCAAGAGCAACTGTTCAGCAACCTGTTTGAGCGGGGAGAGCTAACGCCGGCCTTGATGGAGGAGCTGGGGCGGGTGGTGGCGAGGTTTCACGCCCAAACCGAGACCAACGATTACATCCGCAGCTTTGGCCGGCCAGAACGGGTGCGAGAAGCCTTTGACGAGAATTACGCCCAAACCCAGCGCTACGTCGGCGGCCCACAAACGGCTCAGCAATATCGAGAAACCCAAGCCTACACCGATCGCTTTTTTGCTGAGCGGCAGGAGCTGTTTCAACAAAGAATAGAACAAAACCGCATTCGTGAATGCCACGGAGACCTGCACCTAGGCAACATCTGTTTTTGGGAAGGGAAGATCCTGCTTTTTGATTGCATCGAGTTTAATGAAGCCTTCCGCTTTGTGGATGTCATGTACGACATATCCTATGGGGTGATGGATTTGGATGCCCGCCATCGCCCCGATCTGGGAAACGCCTATTTGAACACCTACCTGGAAGAAACCGGAGATTGGGAAGGGTTGAAGATCTTGCCTATTTACCTCAATCGGCAGGCCTACGTGCGGGCCAAGGTCACCTCTTTTTTGCTGGAGGATCCCACTGCAGCAGAGGAAGCCAAGGCCACAGCCTTTAGCACCGCCGCCCGCTATTACCGTCTTGCCTGGGAATACACCCTCCCCAAGCGGGGGCAGTTGTTCCTGATGTCGGGATTGTCGGGATCCGGCAAAAGCACGGTAGCCCGCCACTTGGCCCGTCAGCGGGGAGCCATTCACATTCGCTCCGATGCGGTGCGCAAGCATTTGGCCGGGATCCCTCTGCGGCAACGGGGGGGGCCGGAGGTTTATACCCCGGAGATGACCGATAAAACCTACCGCCGCTTGGTGCAGTTGGGAGTAGAGCTGGCCCAGGAAGGCTACACCGTGATTCTGGACGCCAAGTTTGACCGGCAAGCCCTGCGGGGGATGGCCATTGATCAGGCCCAACGCCAAGGGATCCCACTGCGCATCCTCCACTGCTACGCCCCTGAACCTGTTTTGCGGGAGCGCCTGCAACGCCGCAGCCCAGCTCCTCAACCCCTCTTGGCCCCAGCCGGCTGCATCGATGGAGATCAGCAGCACTCTGCCGACATTGCTGATGCCACCGCCGAGATGCTCTCCCAACAGCAGGCCCACTGGCAGGATTTTTCCGATTCGGAACGGCCTTTTTTAAAGGTTTTGGATACCAGCCAAGATTGGCCATCTCAACTTCAGCAGGTCTAG